TGACGTTCCAGCAAGAGATCAGGAGCTAACCATTATCCCTGTAGAACACGCTAACGCAGTTGATCTAGCAGATAAAGTAAACGAGATACTAGGCGAAGAAAAATCCGATTCAAGCGGAGGCTCAAACCCAATGCTGACAAGGGCCACGCCGACAAATTTACAGCCTCGCACTATTCCAGGAAAAGCAAATGATACTGAGGCAAAACAGACAGGATCCCCCCTTAAAGTTATTCCCGACGAGAGAACTAATTCGCTAATCGTAGTTGCAGATGTTGAGACAACCGAAAGAGTGCGCTCTCTCGTCGAACAGCTCGATAGCCCATTAGACCTTTCGGGCGGTCGCTTCTTTGTCTACAGATTAAGACATGCCGATGCCGAGGAGCTCTCTGAAATTCTTAACAGCCTCATTTCTGGCTCGGGCAGCTCTTCTACCACGTCCCAACAAAAAACCACAGGTGGTAGCTCGCTAACGAGGACTTCAGCTACAGATCAGCCAAGACAAACCCAAGATCGTCGACTGGAGCAAGTTATAGAACGCAGAAGACAACTACTGGGACTAACGACCACAACCAACAGTGGGGATAAGGAGAGCGGTCGCGTTAATTTTGAAGGCGACGTCTCTATTGCTCCGGATCCCTCTACCAATTCGCTGATAATCAATGCCTCGCGCAGCGATTTTCTGCGAATTAAGGAACTAGTGGACGAACTGGACGTAAAGAGACGCCAAGTTCTAGTCGAAGCCACTATTCTCGAAGTTTCTCTAACGCGCGAAGAAGACAGCGGAACGGAATTGCAGGGGTCTACTGGAGGGAGCGATGGCGGAGTAATCGGCCAGACAAACTTTGGCGGTCTTACAGAGCTAGTAACAAACCCAGCAGCACTTAGCGACCTAACGATTGCTGCAGCGAGCACGGGAACGATAACGCTTCCCGGCGGATTAGTGTTGCCGTCACAGGCGCTGCTCATCTCGGCGCTTAGCCGCAATTCTAATGTAAACGTACTCAGTGCTCCCAATCTTTTAACTACGGACAATCAGGAAGCTCAGATAATCGTGGGCGAAAATGTACCTTTTGTAACTAGCACGTCTACTGACCCAACCAATTTAAACAACACCTTTAACCAAATCGAGCGCCAAGACGTAGGCATAACATTGAGGATTACTCCGCAAATCAGCACTGGACATTTTGTCACTCTAAAAGTCTTTGTAGAAATTTCTAATGTAGTCGCCGGCACCAGAAACGACCCAAATGGCCCAACCACCACTATTCGCACGACCGAGACAACTGTTGAGGTAAAAAACGGCCAGATGGTAGTGATGGGTGGACTTATCGCCGACAATGTAACGCAGTCCAAGCGAGGAATCCCCTACTTACAAGACGTTCCAGTACTAGGTCATTTGTTTAAACAAGAAGGGAACGACGAGAGGCGCACCAATCTGCTTATTTTTATCACGCCGCGAATCATAAAAGATCAATACGATGCTCGTGAAACGACAGTTGCAATGCGAGATTCCTTCAAATCCTCTATGCGAGACTCCGAACCAATTGAATCGAGGAAGGAAGTTCTCTACAATGAGAACATAGACCGCGTGGTGGAGCCTGCGACAGAAGAATATATCGACACGCCGATAATAAGAACGCCGCCAGCCATCGCAACATCTATGGGCGAGAGCGACGACAACGCCAATGACGAGATGGCTATTAAGAGGACGTTCAACAGACTTAATGCGCTCGAAAAATCCCCCAATAAGCCAAATTCAGCGCCACCCACCACCGCCAATATCAATAGCGATAGTACGACTACTCCACAAAGCGCGCAAAGTGAGGATATTATTAGCGTGACAGTTAGGCCGGAATTGCCTAAATCTGGACTGCGGCAGGTCATTATTACTAACAGTGACAGTTCGTAATGGATGTAGAGTCAGAAGATTTTAGCGCAGAACTAGAGCATACAGGTGATGCAGGTAATGGCTTGCCTGGCAAGCTCGACCTCCATTCCCTCGCTCAGGCGCTAAAACTCGAGTATAGGCCAACCCTCGATGAAATCTCTCCGCCGAACGAACCAGTTCGTGGCGAATTTTCTAAAATTATCGGTTTCTGGGGGAAGCAATACAAGATAATACCTATCGCGATTAGCGAACATTTATTGACAGTCGCATCCAGCAATCCATTGAACACTTCTGCCATAGATGCTCTTCGCATGTGTTACGATCGACCGATAAAGATCGTAGTTACCCCTGAGAGCGAAATAATTCAGGCCATTAATAAAATAAGAAGTCGCCTAATGACGGATAAATCTAGCTCGCTCGAAAGCGAGGAAGAACACGGTGACCCGGATGCTATTTCTTCGTCTCTTAAGATTGACGTTACCGACTCGGAAGACGACGATGCGCCAATCATTCGCTACGTAAACACGCTCATTTTTAGGGCGACTACCCAACATGCCAGCGATATACACATAGAGCCGTTTGAGGATTGCCTAAAAGTGCGCTTCCGCGTCGACGGCGTTTTGCACGATGTAGATGAAGAGGACAAAATGTTCCAAGCATCTATCCTTTCGAGAATCAAGGTGATGGCTAATCTAAACATCGCCGAAAAGCGCCTTCCCCAAGACGGGCGCATCGGAATTAGAGTCGCAGGCCAAGACGTAGACATTCGCATTTCAACCGTTCCTACGCGCTACGGCGAGCGCATTGTAATGCGACTACTCGAGAAGTCGAGCATCGTCATAGATCTTGAGACATTGGGCTTAAGTTCCAAGCATTCAAAAATTATTAATAAGATAATCCACAAGAGCCACGGCATCATTTTGGTAACGGGTCCAACTGGTTCAGGGAAAACAACTACTCTATACGCTTGTCTATCAAAAATAAATTCTGCGGATAAAAACATTCTTACCGTAGAAGACCCCGTTGAGTACGAGCTAAAAGGGATAGGCCAAATGCAAGTAAATCCCAAAATAGACTTTACTTTTGCAACCGGCCTTAGGTCAATTCTTCGCCAAGATCCGGATGTTATCATGGTGGGAGAAATTAGAGATCGCGACACTGTAGAAATTGCTATTCAGGCTTCGCTTACTGGGCATTTGGTATTCTCTACGCTGCACACCAACGATGCGGCCGGAGCAGTAACTCGTCTTCTCGATATGGGAGTGGAGCCATTTCTTATATCCTCCAGCGTAATTGCGATAATGGCACAACGCCTAGTTAGGCAGCTTTGCAAGCATTGCAGGGTATCTAAACAGATATCGGATGACGAGTGTCAGGAACTAGGCTTAGATCCTATATCAGTAGTTAGTCGTGATATATTCGATGCTGCTGATGGTGGCTGCAAACATTGTCAACAAACTGGATATTCTGGACGAACTGGTATTCACGAAATCATGCTTATCGATGACGAGATAAGAGGTAAAATCATGCAACGAGCAGATGCGAGCCAAATTCGCAACGCTTGTCGTGGCTTTGTGGGTTTGCGCCACGATGGAGCAAAAAAGGTACTGGCAGGCATTACTTCTGTAGAAGAAGTGTTACGAGTTACCCAAGAAAGCAACATAATCGAATAGCAATAAATATTGTTACATGGCGGTCTTTGAATACACAGCGCTTAGCACTAAGGGACGAAAGTTAAAAGGCTTAGTCGATGCAGACAGCGCAAAAACCGCCCGTCTAAAACTAAAGGCCCAAGGAATATTTCCAACCTCACTCCTAGAGAGGCAACGCCAACCGCTTTCGGTAACCAAACAACCATTGGCGTGGCTATTGGAGCGCAAGGTAAGCACTGCACAACTAAGCATTGCTACTCGGCAATTAGCCACACTAGTGAGCGCGGGAATACCTTTAGTTGAAGCCATCAAGGCATTAAAGGAGCAACTTGAGCAGCCGAGATTAAAGACAGTCTTTTCAGAAGTGTGCGATCGAATTACCGAAGGTAGCTCCTTTGCCAATGCGCTTCAAAATTACCCAAAAGTTTTTCCACCGCTCTACGCAAATATGGTTAAATCTGGCGAAGCAAGCGGAACGCTAGATCTCGTAATGGAACGCCTTGCTGATCTTTTGGAGGCCCAAGTTCAGCTACATAGAAAAATCCTTTCTGCCATTGCTTATCCAGTTTTAATGCTGCTCCTATGCCTCGGAGTCGTAGTGCTGTTGTTAACTTACGTCGTTCCACAGTTAACGGAAATATTTGAAGATCGAGACGCGGCCTTACCTCTTCCTACGCAGATAGTCGTAGTTCTTAGCGACTTTGTAAGAAGCTACTGGTGGGCGATACTTGCAATGATAGTCTTCGGAATAACGGCTTTTAAAAAGTATGCCTTAACTACAAAGGGAAGAAGGCAAATAGATAACTTTAAACTGCGTTCTCGGATCTTTGGCCCTTTTACGAAAAAGATCGCATCGGCCCAATTTTCTCGCACATTGGGAACGATGCTGTCTAGCGGCGTCGAGCTAATTACCGCACTCACTATCGTAAAGAATATTCTAGGAAACGTGGTAATTCAACAAACGCTGGATGGGATTATTCTAGGCGTAAGCGAAGGAAAAAGCCTAGCCAACCAGTTAGACCAAACTAAAGTCTTCCCGCGCCTTTTAGTACACATGACGGCAATCGGAGAAAAGACTGGCCAGCTTGAAAACATGCTAATAAGAGCCGCGCAGAGTTATGAATCAGAAATGAATTCCATAGTTACTAGCCTTACGGCCATACTTAATCCAATTTTAATACTATTCCTTGCCCTTCTGGTGGGTTTCATCTTAATAGCCGTAATGCTGCCAATGCTGGAAATGACATCCCTTGCGGGATAAGTTATGCCGTTTCTAAAAAGGATTTTTAGAAACGGCATAACAAGCAAGTGCGTAAGCACTTGCCAGTAAACAACAAATACCGTTTTCAAAA
This sequence is a window from Deltaproteobacteria bacterium. Protein-coding genes within it:
- the gspD gene encoding type II secretion system secretin GspD; the protein is MTLDKPHRNFAIIRSELRAFIFSLSLAILGALSASPYAAFAQEVQKNGEENSLTTVLNVKDADIATLVKTFSKITKRNYIVDSTVNGKVTIHLPTAVTIPEALSIFDTVLLLKGFTTVPVGDNIWKVVAAKDAAQTTIPLVKDATEPPTDVLVTRLVRLKYVRAEDMQNILGKFVGTSGVMNAFPGTNSLILIDSHSNIERIEELVAELDVPARDQELTIIPVEHANAVDLADKVNEILGEEKSDSSGGSNPMLTRATPTNLQPRTIPGKANDTEAKQTGSPLKVIPDERTNSLIVVADVETTERVRSLVEQLDSPLDLSGGRFFVYRLRHADAEELSEILNSLISGSGSSSTTSQQKTTGGSSLTRTSATDQPRQTQDRRLEQVIERRRQLLGLTTTTNSGDKESGRVNFEGDVSIAPDPSTNSLIINASRSDFLRIKELVDELDVKRRQVLVEATILEVSLTREEDSGTELQGSTGGSDGGVIGQTNFGGLTELVTNPAALSDLTIAAASTGTITLPGGLVLPSQALLISALSRNSNVNVLSAPNLLTTDNQEAQIIVGENVPFVTSTSTDPTNLNNTFNQIERQDVGITLRITPQISTGHFVTLKVFVEISNVVAGTRNDPNGPTTTIRTTETTVEVKNGQMVVMGGLIADNVTQSKRGIPYLQDVPVLGHLFKQEGNDERRTNLLIFITPRIIKDQYDARETTVAMRDSFKSSMRDSEPIESRKEVLYNENIDRVVEPATEEYIDTPIIRTPPAIATSMGESDDNANDEMAIKRTFNRLNALEKSPNKPNSAPPTTANINSDSTTTPQSAQSEDIISVTVRPELPKSGLRQVIITNSDSS
- the gspE gene encoding type II secretion system ATPase GspE; this encodes MDVESEDFSAELEHTGDAGNGLPGKLDLHSLAQALKLEYRPTLDEISPPNEPVRGEFSKIIGFWGKQYKIIPIAISEHLLTVASSNPLNTSAIDALRMCYDRPIKIVVTPESEIIQAINKIRSRLMTDKSSSLESEEEHGDPDAISSSLKIDVTDSEDDDAPIIRYVNTLIFRATTQHASDIHIEPFEDCLKVRFRVDGVLHDVDEEDKMFQASILSRIKVMANLNIAEKRLPQDGRIGIRVAGQDVDIRISTVPTRYGERIVMRLLEKSSIVIDLETLGLSSKHSKIINKIIHKSHGIILVTGPTGSGKTTTLYACLSKINSADKNILTVEDPVEYELKGIGQMQVNPKIDFTFATGLRSILRQDPDVIMVGEIRDRDTVEIAIQASLTGHLVFSTLHTNDAAGAVTRLLDMGVEPFLISSSVIAIMAQRLVRQLCKHCRVSKQISDDECQELGLDPISVVSRDIFDAADGGCKHCQQTGYSGRTGIHEIMLIDDEIRGKIMQRADASQIRNACRGFVGLRHDGAKKVLAGITSVEEVLRVTQESNIIE
- the gspF gene encoding type II secretion system inner membrane protein GspF — its product is MAVFEYTALSTKGRKLKGLVDADSAKTARLKLKAQGIFPTSLLERQRQPLSVTKQPLAWLLERKVSTAQLSIATRQLATLVSAGIPLVEAIKALKEQLEQPRLKTVFSEVCDRITEGSSFANALQNYPKVFPPLYANMVKSGEASGTLDLVMERLADLLEAQVQLHRKILSAIAYPVLMLLLCLGVVVLLLTYVVPQLTEIFEDRDAALPLPTQIVVVLSDFVRSYWWAILAMIVFGITAFKKYALTTKGRRQIDNFKLRSRIFGPFTKKIASAQFSRTLGTMLSSGVELITALTIVKNILGNVVIQQTLDGIILGVSEGKSLANQLDQTKVFPRLLVHMTAIGEKTGQLENMLIRAAQSYESEMNSIVTSLTAILNPILILFLALLVGFILIAVMLPMLEMTSLAG